In one window of Gossypium arboreum isolate Shixiya-1 chromosome 4, ASM2569848v2, whole genome shotgun sequence DNA:
- the LOC108458124 gene encoding S-adenosylmethionine synthase 3-like has translation MDTFLFTSESVNEGHPDKICDQVSDAILDACLEQDPESKVACETCTKTNMVMVFGEITTNAKVDYEKIVRDTCRGIGFTSADVGLDADNCKVLVNIEQQSPDIAQGVHGHLTKKPEEIGAGDQGHMFGYATDETPEFMPLTHVLATKLGARLTEVRKNKTCPWLRPDGKTQVTVEYRNEGGAMVPIRVHTILISTQHDETVTNEKIHTDLKEHVIKPVIPAKYLDDKTIFHLNPSGRFVIGGPHGDAGLTGRKIIIDTYGGWGAHGGGAFSGKDPTKVDRSGAYIVRQAAKSVVASGLARRCIVQVSYAIGVPEPLSVFVDTYKTGKIPDKDILQLIKEIFDFRPGMISINLDLKRGGKFRYQKTAAYGHFGRDDKDFTWEIVKPLKPKA, from the coding sequence ATGGACACCTTCCTATTCACTTCCGAATCTGTCAATGAGGGCCACCCCGACAAGATTTGCGACCAGGTTTCAGATGCTATTCTTGATGCATGCCTAGAACAAGATCCAGAAAGCAAAGTAGCTTGTGAAACTTGTACCAAGACAAACATGGTTATGGTCTTTGGCGAGATCACAACCAATGCTAAAGTTGACTATGAGAAAATCGTTCGTGATACTTGCAGAGGTATAGGGTTTACATCAGCTGATGTTGGCCTTGATGCTGACAACTGCAAAGTTCTAGTTAACATTGAGCAACAGAGCCCTGATATTGCTCAAGGAGTTCATGGCCACCTCACCAAGAAGCCTGAGGAAATTGGGGCTGGTGACCAGGGTCACATGTTCGGTTATGCAACTGATGAAACCCCTGAGTTTATGCCTCTAACCCATGTGCTTGCAACCAAGCTCGGCGCCAGGCTCACTGAAGTGAGGAAGAACAAGACATGCCCATGGCTGAGGCCTGACGGTAAAACCCAAGTGACTGTCGAGTATCGTAATGAGGGTGGAGCCATGGTCCCTATTCGTGTTCACACAATTCTCATTTCAACCCAACATGATGAGACTGTCACCAATGAGAAGATCCATACAGATTTGAAAGAACATGTTATTAAGCCTGTTATTCCTGCGAAGTATCTCGATGACAAAACCATTTTCCATCTCAACCCATCTGGTAGGTTTGTAATCGGTGGACCTCATGGTGATGCGGGACTCACTGGCCGAAAGATAATTATTGATACCTATGGTGGGTGGGGTGCTCATGGTGGAGGTGCCTTCTCAGGAAAGGATCCTACAAAGGTGGACCGTAGTGGTGCCTACATTGTTAGGCAAGCAGCAAAGAGTGTTGTGGCCTCAGGGCTTGCACGCCGCTGTATTGTGCAAGTATCCTATGCAATCGGTGTGCCTGAACCATTGTCGGTATTTGTTGACACATACAAGACAGGCAAGATCCCAGACAAGGATATATTGCAATTGATTAAGGAGATCTTTGACTTCAGGCCAGGGATGATCTCTATCAATCTTGATTTGAAGAGGGGAGGCAAATTTAGGTACCAAAAGACTGCTGCTTATGGTCATTTTGGACGTGATGACAAAGATTTCACTTGGGAGATTGTCAAGCCTCTTAAACCAAAGGCCTAA